In one Hymenobacter sp. DG25B genomic region, the following are encoded:
- a CDS encoding SIS domain-containing protein, translated as MKPLNDTNSLAKKVLLEEADAIRGVAEAIALTPDFALCVAAILSLRGRVVVTGIGKSAHIAGKIVATLNSTGTPALFMHAADAIHGDLGMIQAEDFVVAISKSGDTPEIKVLVPLLKRKGVPLAALVSNADSYLAVQADYVLHAPVTREACPHNLAPTTSTTAALALGDALAVCLLESREFTSADFARLHPGGTLGKKLYLKVGDLSRQNQQPQVLADAQLKEIILEISGKRLGATAVLQAAEGPLLGIITDGDLRRMLSTFAGRLEDVRAQDIMTPSPMTIETEDFAAEALVRMQNRNITQLVVTENGKFSGFIHLHDLLREGLV; from the coding sequence TTGAAACCGCTGAACGATACCAACTCGCTGGCAAAAAAAGTGCTTCTCGAAGAAGCCGATGCCATTCGGGGCGTGGCGGAAGCCATTGCCCTGACACCTGATTTTGCGCTCTGTGTTGCCGCCATCCTTTCCCTTCGTGGGCGTGTGGTCGTCACCGGAATCGGCAAAAGTGCACATATTGCCGGAAAGATCGTGGCTACCTTAAACTCAACGGGTACGCCTGCCCTGTTTATGCACGCCGCCGATGCCATTCACGGCGACCTGGGCATGATTCAGGCCGAAGATTTTGTAGTGGCCATTAGTAAAAGCGGCGACACCCCGGAGATAAAAGTGCTGGTGCCCCTGCTCAAACGCAAAGGCGTGCCGCTGGCGGCCCTGGTCAGCAACGCCGACTCCTACCTGGCCGTGCAGGCCGACTACGTTCTGCACGCCCCCGTAACCCGCGAAGCCTGCCCGCATAACCTGGCTCCTACCACCTCCACCACGGCCGCGCTGGCCTTGGGCGATGCGCTGGCCGTGTGCCTGCTGGAGAGCCGCGAGTTCACCTCCGCCGATTTTGCCCGCCTCCACCCCGGTGGCACGCTGGGCAAAAAGCTCTACCTGAAAGTAGGCGACCTAAGCCGGCAGAACCAGCAGCCCCAGGTGCTGGCCGATGCGCAGCTGAAGGAAATTATCCTGGAAATATCGGGCAAGCGCCTGGGTGCCACCGCCGTACTGCAAGCTGCGGAAGGCCCGTTGCTGGGCATTATTACCGATGGCGACCTGCGCCGCATGCTCTCCACCTTTGCCGGCCGCCTGGAAGATGTCCGCGCCCAGGACATCATGACGCCTTCGCCCATGACCATTGAAACCGAGGATTTTGCGGCCGAGGCCCTGGTGCGGATGCAAAACCGCAACATCACGCAGCTGGTAGTCACGGAAAACGGTAAGTTCAGCGGCTTCATCCATCTGCACGATTTGCTTCGTGAAGGATTGGTATAA
- a CDS encoding mannose-1-phosphate guanylyltransferase, whose translation MNSNTFLVVMAGGIGSRFWPFSRTQHPKQFHDVLGVGRSMLQLTVDRFKGICPMENVLVVTNRDYIPLVQQHLPDLLPEQILGEPIGRNTAPCIAYASYRIAQRNPNAVIMVTPADHAVLHEDEFRRVIQQAVDAARQHDILITLGIQPSRPDTGYGYIQFLDEEASSIGPLKKVKTFTEKPNLELARMFVDSGDFLWNSGLFVWRADVIIKAFHQYLSDIAEVFDEGSTMLNTVLEDNFISRAYTRCRNISIDYGVMEKADNVFVLPADFGWSDLGTWDSLHRMGHHDAEDNVVDGNALLYDTRECVIKTPSERLVVVQGLDGYIVAEYDNVLLICKRTEEQRVKDFVADVKSKKGTGYN comes from the coding sequence ATGAACTCTAATACCTTTTTGGTAGTAATGGCTGGCGGCATTGGCAGCCGCTTCTGGCCCTTCAGCCGCACCCAGCATCCCAAGCAGTTTCACGATGTACTGGGCGTAGGCCGCTCCATGCTGCAGCTCACCGTAGACCGGTTTAAGGGTATCTGCCCCATGGAAAACGTACTGGTAGTCACCAACCGTGACTATATTCCGCTGGTGCAGCAGCACTTGCCGGATTTGCTGCCCGAGCAGATTCTGGGCGAGCCTATTGGGCGCAATACCGCTCCCTGCATTGCGTATGCCAGCTACCGGATTGCGCAGCGCAACCCCAACGCCGTAATTATGGTGACGCCCGCTGACCACGCCGTGCTACACGAGGACGAGTTCCGGCGCGTGATTCAGCAGGCAGTAGACGCTGCCCGGCAGCACGATATTCTGATTACGCTGGGCATTCAGCCTTCCCGCCCCGATACCGGCTACGGCTACATTCAGTTCCTGGACGAGGAAGCCTCTTCCATTGGGCCCCTGAAAAAGGTAAAAACCTTTACTGAAAAGCCCAATCTGGAGTTGGCCCGCATGTTCGTGGACAGCGGCGACTTCCTCTGGAACTCCGGCCTGTTTGTGTGGCGGGCCGATGTTATCATCAAAGCCTTCCATCAGTACCTAAGCGACATTGCCGAAGTGTTTGACGAAGGCAGCACTATGCTGAACACCGTGCTGGAGGATAACTTCATTTCCCGCGCCTACACCCGTTGCCGCAACATCAGTATTGATTACGGGGTGATGGAAAAGGCCGACAACGTGTTTGTGCTCCCCGCCGACTTTGGCTGGAGCGACCTGGGTACCTGGGACTCCCTGCACCGCATGGGCCACCACGACGCCGAAGACAACGTGGTGGACGGCAACGCCCTGCTCTACGACACCCGCGAGTGCGTCATCAAAACCCCATCTGAGCGCCTGGTAGTAGTACAGGGCCTGGACGGCTACATTGTGGCTGAGTACGACAACGTGCTCCTCATCTGCAAGCGCACGGAAGAGCAGCGCGTGAAGGACTTCGTGGCCGATGTAAAGTCTAAAAAAGGCACCGGGTACAATTGA
- the rlmB gene encoding 23S rRNA (guanosine(2251)-2'-O)-methyltransferase RlmB has product MEKRTDRPDRPQNERRTYYDAENRPVGGDNRPARRPEGDRGEGREPRGDFKPRYPHRPAADRSIDMLFGLRPILEALNAGRTLEKIYLLRTTKNSITQDITALAKAANIPVSLVPLEKLDGLTRKNHQGAVAFVSPIDYQPLDSILAGLYEEGKNPLLLILDRITDVRNFGSIARNAECMGVHAIVVPSRGAAQINGDALKTSAGALNLIPVCREPNLKETIDFLKQSGVQVVACTEKADASLETESVDLTGPVAILMGSEEDGISPEYLRLADHKVRIPMAGQISSLNVSVASGIMLFEVLRQRLVKA; this is encoded by the coding sequence ATGGAGAAAAGGACTGACCGCCCCGACCGGCCGCAGAATGAGCGCCGCACTTATTACGATGCCGAAAACCGCCCCGTAGGCGGCGACAACCGGCCTGCCCGTCGCCCGGAAGGGGACCGGGGCGAGGGCCGCGAGCCGCGCGGCGACTTCAAGCCGCGCTACCCCCACCGCCCGGCCGCCGACCGCAGCATTGATATGCTGTTTGGCCTGCGCCCCATTCTGGAAGCCCTGAATGCTGGTCGTACGCTGGAGAAAATCTATCTGCTACGCACCACCAAAAACAGCATCACGCAGGATATTACGGCCCTGGCCAAAGCAGCTAACATTCCGGTATCCCTGGTGCCGCTGGAAAAGCTGGACGGCCTCACGCGCAAAAACCACCAAGGCGCGGTAGCCTTCGTTTCGCCCATCGATTACCAGCCGCTGGACAGTATTCTGGCGGGCCTGTACGAAGAAGGTAAAAACCCGCTCCTGCTCATTCTGGACCGCATTACCGACGTACGGAACTTCGGTTCTATTGCCCGTAACGCCGAGTGTATGGGTGTGCACGCCATTGTAGTGCCCAGCCGCGGTGCCGCCCAGATTAATGGTGATGCCCTGAAAACCTCCGCCGGCGCCCTGAACCTGATTCCGGTGTGCCGCGAGCCGAATCTGAAAGAAACCATTGACTTCCTGAAGCAGTCCGGCGTGCAGGTAGTAGCCTGTACCGAGAAAGCCGATGCCAGCCTGGAAACCGAATCGGTGGACCTGACCGGGCCGGTAGCCATTCTGATGGGCAGCGAGGAAGACGGCATTTCGCCCGAGTACCTCCGCTTGGCGGACCACAAAGTGCGGATTCCTATGGCCGGCCAGATCAGTTCCCTGAACGTATCAGTAGCCAGCGGCATCATGCTGTTTGAAGTGCTACGCCAGCGGTTGGTGAAAGCCTAA
- a CDS encoding protein O-mannosyl-transferase family, whose translation MRSYKSLNNLVGWLVFAVATLTYLLTLEPTASFWDCGEFIACSYKLLVPHPPGAPTFLLLGRIMSLLSFGDVTKVPILVNMLSALSSSFTVLFLFWIITMLAKRIVLHQAGHPHRHRTVEPTRGEALQILGSGLVGALAFAFSDSFWFNAVEAEVYAMSALGTAFVVWAMLKWENRADGPDADKWLILIAYAIGLSIGVHLLNLLTIPALGLIYYYRKTQQPTFWGAVLTLVISSVIVGVILVGIIPGLPSLAGNFEVFFVNSVGLPFNWGIIIFLLLFGALIYLVFRHSFRTGNRALNTAILSLIFILIGYSSYLIVPIRSSYQPTINENNPEDVLSFVSYLKREQYGDRPLLYGPQFNARPTGSKEGAARYVRKGDKYVKGPARIEYEYDDADKMLIPRIYSAQPEHIYQYKKWVDIREDKKPTMGQNLAFMFRYQFGHMFWRYFLWNFVGRESDIQQAGVIWPVDSKNGLPERIAESKAYNNFLALPLILGLVGLFFQVRKDSRNALIVGLLFLFTGLAITFYLNQPPIEPRERDYTFTGAFFAFSIWIGLGVLALSDALRNLVKADGARAAVATLICLVVPGIMAAQGWDDHDRSDRYNSTDSAKNLLNSLAPNAVLFTNGDNDTFPLWYAQEVEGVRTDVRVAVLSYLNTDWYIDQMKRRAYKSQPLPISMERSNYVEGTNDYLPFVANPAVKEVNLKEFVSLVKQNSPLLQVSYGEGGPSLLSFPTTKFYLPVDTAAVLKTGIIAPERRNQVVSRMEWDMGKGAIEKKNLAILDMLATNNWERPIYFSSTVNSQDYMGLQPYFQLEGMAYRVLPARDPNYNPRSGDDGYVVKDQMYDIMMHKFAYRNLDDPSVFYDENNLRFPANYRDKFGRLANEYLKAGNLAKAKEVADKALAVMPDKSIPYDYYTPQLVETLVKAGETTRANQIMDVLTNRAQQALAYYSTHNPALHDQDMQLSLVALQSVYRAAATIKDEARATKAMQILQQYYPQQE comes from the coding sequence CCTGCTGCTGGGCCGCATTATGTCGCTGCTCTCCTTTGGTGATGTGACCAAGGTGCCGATTCTGGTGAATATGCTTTCGGCGCTGAGCAGCTCGTTTACCGTGCTGTTCCTGTTTTGGATTATTACCATGCTGGCCAAGCGCATTGTGCTGCACCAGGCCGGCCACCCGCACCGCCACCGCACCGTAGAGCCCACCCGCGGGGAGGCGCTGCAGATTCTGGGCAGCGGCCTGGTAGGCGCGCTGGCCTTTGCCTTTTCTGATTCGTTCTGGTTTAACGCCGTGGAGGCCGAGGTATACGCCATGTCGGCGCTGGGCACTGCCTTTGTGGTGTGGGCCATGTTGAAGTGGGAAAACCGCGCCGATGGTCCCGATGCCGACAAATGGCTGATTCTGATTGCCTATGCCATTGGCCTTTCCATTGGGGTGCACTTGCTGAACCTGCTTACCATTCCGGCTCTGGGCCTGATTTACTACTACCGCAAAACCCAGCAGCCCACGTTCTGGGGCGCCGTGCTTACCCTGGTTATCAGTAGCGTAATTGTGGGTGTTATTCTGGTGGGTATTATTCCCGGGCTGCCTTCGCTGGCAGGTAATTTTGAGGTGTTCTTCGTGAACAGCGTGGGGCTGCCTTTCAACTGGGGTATCATCATCTTCCTGCTGCTGTTTGGGGCGCTTATTTACCTGGTGTTCCGGCATTCCTTCCGCACCGGCAACCGGGCCCTGAACACGGCTATTCTCAGCCTGATATTTATTCTGATTGGCTACTCTTCGTATCTGATTGTACCCATCCGGAGCAGCTACCAGCCTACCATCAATGAAAACAACCCGGAGGATGTCCTGTCCTTTGTGAGCTACCTGAAGCGCGAGCAGTACGGCGACCGGCCCCTGCTCTATGGCCCGCAGTTTAATGCCCGCCCTACTGGCTCTAAAGAAGGCGCCGCCCGCTACGTGCGCAAAGGCGACAAATACGTGAAGGGCCCGGCCCGCATTGAGTATGAGTATGATGACGCGGATAAAATGCTGATTCCGCGCATTTACAGCGCCCAGCCTGAGCATATTTATCAGTACAAAAAGTGGGTTGATATCCGCGAGGATAAGAAGCCCACCATGGGCCAGAACCTGGCCTTCATGTTCCGCTACCAATTCGGACACATGTTCTGGCGCTATTTCCTCTGGAACTTTGTAGGCCGCGAAAGTGACATTCAGCAGGCCGGCGTAATCTGGCCCGTAGATAGCAAGAACGGCCTGCCCGAGCGTATTGCCGAGAGCAAAGCCTACAACAATTTCCTGGCCTTGCCCCTGATTCTGGGCCTGGTGGGCCTATTCTTCCAGGTGCGCAAAGACAGCCGCAATGCCCTCATTGTAGGCCTGTTGTTCCTGTTCACTGGCCTGGCCATTACCTTCTACCTCAACCAGCCGCCCATAGAGCCGCGCGAGCGGGACTACACCTTCACCGGGGCGTTCTTTGCTTTCTCCATCTGGATTGGCCTGGGCGTGCTGGCCTTGTCTGATGCCCTACGCAACTTGGTGAAAGCCGATGGCGCCCGCGCTGCTGTAGCCACGCTGATATGCTTAGTAGTGCCCGGCATCATGGCCGCCCAAGGCTGGGACGACCACGACCGTTCCGACCGCTACAACTCCACCGACTCGGCTAAGAACCTGCTGAACTCGCTGGCGCCCAACGCCGTGCTGTTCACCAACGGCGACAACGATACCTTCCCGCTCTGGTACGCCCAGGAAGTGGAAGGCGTACGCACCGATGTGCGCGTGGCCGTGCTCAGCTACCTGAACACCGACTGGTACATCGACCAGATGAAGCGCCGCGCCTACAAGTCGCAGCCGTTGCCCATTTCCATGGAGCGCAGCAACTATGTAGAGGGCACCAATGATTACCTGCCTTTCGTGGCTAATCCCGCGGTGAAGGAAGTAAACCTGAAGGAGTTTGTGTCGCTGGTGAAGCAGAACAGCCCGCTGCTGCAGGTAAGCTACGGCGAAGGCGGCCCCAGCCTGCTATCCTTCCCCACCACCAAATTCTACCTCCCCGTTGATACCGCCGCCGTGCTCAAAACCGGCATTATTGCGCCCGAGCGCCGCAACCAGGTAGTATCGCGCATGGAGTGGGATATGGGCAAAGGTGCCATTGAGAAGAAAAACCTGGCCATTCTGGATATGCTGGCTACCAACAACTGGGAGCGGCCCATTTACTTCTCCAGCACCGTAAATAGCCAGGATTACATGGGCCTGCAGCCTTACTTCCAGCTGGAAGGTATGGCCTACCGCGTGCTGCCCGCCCGCGACCCCAACTACAACCCCCGCAGCGGCGACGATGGCTACGTGGTGAAGGATCAGATGTACGACATCATGATGCATAAATTTGCCTACCGCAACCTCGACGATCCCAGCGTATTCTACGACGAGAACAACCTGCGCTTCCCGGCCAACTACCGGGATAAGTTCGGGCGCCTGGCTAACGAATACCTGAAGGCCGGCAACCTGGCCAAAGCCAAGGAAGTAGCGGATAAAGCGCTGGCAGTGATGCCGGATAAGTCAATTCCCTACGACTACTATACCCCGCAGCTGGTAGAAACCCTGGTGAAAGCCGGCGAAACCACCCGGGCTAATCAGATTATGGATGTGCTGACCAACCGTGCCCAGCAGGCGCTGGCTTACTACAGCACGCACAACCCGGCCCTCCACGACCAGGATATGCAGCTGAGCCTGGTAGCGCTGCAAAGCGTGTACCGTGCCGCCGCCACTATAAAAGACGAAGCGCGCGCCACCAAAGCCATGCAGATCCTGCAGCAGTACTATCCGCAGCAGGAGTAG